One stretch of Rhodoferax lithotrophicus DNA includes these proteins:
- a CDS encoding penicillin acylase family protein, translated as MKLVVKIFIGVLFGLLLAAGTGVFWYISTKQPQRSGELTLNHLSAPVTVRYDEYGIPHIKASNEPDLYRALGYVHAQDRLFQMEMVRRLAQGELAEILGPKLIKVDRLFRTLGLRANAKKKVAAMDRQSPAIQAQSAYLDGINQFQASHPAPFEFDILGIPKRPFTLEDTVAVSGYLAYSFAAAFKTEPLLTYIRDELGEDYLKIFDLAWNPQGVLEKANPTARNSPLQNHPAPDWQALNQLAQVSQEAQTLASVPLFEGSNAWAISGERTSSGKPMLAGDPHIGFSLPSVWYEAHLSMPGFELYGNFQALNASALLGHNTQFGWSLTMFQNDDMDLIAEKVNPRNANQVWFEGQWVDLENTEDTIQVKGGKPVKLVLQHSPHGPIISSAFKDTLGDAPVAMWWTFLETDNPILEAFYDLNRANTLAKARAAASKIYAPGLNVVWASASGDIGWWAAAKLPVRPLYVNPTFILDGGSPESEKLGFYRFSDNPQEENPQRGYIVSANHQPQSTSGIPIPGYYNAYDRAQTLEDRLGNNDLQWNQLNTESLQLSTQTAYFWRVLEPLIPDLSDVVRDPLERSVFDSLVQWDGQYTLPNIPPTVFTQLVYELTRAAMADELGKVQFANLLGTRALDLALPRLAANAESPWWDDIKTDKVESRRDIVRIAWKATIQHLKETLGPSPNDWGWGNAHTLTHVHPLAAQKPLDWVFNVGPFPAPGGREVPNNLATPIGPAPWAVTYGPSTRRIIDFANAGKSQSVNPVGQSGVLFDPHYSDQAAAYVVGGYLMRYLGDKDVQANTHDMLTLKPAQVPVTSH; from the coding sequence ATGAAACTCGTCGTCAAAATTTTTATCGGTGTGTTGTTTGGCCTGTTGCTGGCTGCGGGTACCGGTGTTTTCTGGTACATCTCCACCAAACAGCCCCAACGCTCGGGTGAGCTCACGCTGAACCACCTGAGCGCACCCGTCACGGTGCGTTATGACGAATACGGTATTCCCCACATCAAGGCCAGCAACGAACCGGATCTGTACCGGGCACTGGGTTATGTGCACGCGCAGGATCGCCTGTTTCAAATGGAAATGGTGCGCCGCCTGGCGCAAGGTGAGCTGGCCGAAATTTTGGGCCCCAAGCTGATCAAGGTGGATCGGCTTTTCCGCACCTTGGGCCTGCGTGCCAACGCCAAGAAAAAAGTGGCGGCCATGGACAGACAAAGCCCCGCGATTCAGGCACAAAGTGCCTATCTGGACGGCATCAACCAGTTTCAGGCCAGTCATCCGGCCCCGTTTGAATTTGACATTTTGGGTATTCCCAAACGGCCTTTTACGCTGGAAGACACGGTGGCGGTATCCGGTTATCTGGCCTACAGCTTTGCCGCGGCGTTCAAGACCGAGCCGCTGCTGACCTATATCCGTGACGAATTGGGCGAAGACTATTTGAAAATTTTTGATCTGGCATGGAACCCGCAAGGTGTGCTTGAGAAGGCCAACCCAACGGCCCGGAATTCACCTCTGCAAAATCACCCTGCCCCCGACTGGCAAGCCTTGAATCAACTGGCCCAAGTGAGCCAGGAAGCCCAGACACTGGCCAGTGTCCCGCTGTTTGAAGGGAGCAACGCTTGGGCCATCTCGGGCGAGCGCACTTCCAGCGGCAAGCCGATGCTGGCGGGGGACCCCCATATCGGGTTTTCTTTGCCATCGGTCTGGTACGAAGCACATTTGAGCATGCCTGGCTTCGAGTTGTATGGCAACTTTCAGGCACTGAACGCTTCAGCCTTGTTGGGACACAACACCCAGTTTGGCTGGAGCTTGACGATGTTCCAGAATGACGACATGGACCTGATTGCCGAAAAGGTCAACCCACGCAATGCCAACCAGGTCTGGTTTGAAGGCCAATGGGTTGACCTGGAAAACACCGAAGACACCATCCAGGTCAAAGGCGGCAAGCCGGTCAAACTCGTGCTGCAGCACTCCCCCCATGGCCCGATCATCAGCAGTGCGTTCAAAGACACTTTGGGGGATGCCCCGGTGGCCATGTGGTGGACGTTTCTTGAAACCGACAACCCCATCCTGGAAGCTTTTTACGATCTCAACCGGGCCAATACTTTGGCCAAGGCACGTGCAGCCGCCAGCAAAATCTACGCTCCGGGTCTGAATGTGGTGTGGGCCAGTGCCTCGGGCGACATCGGCTGGTGGGCGGCCGCCAAACTACCGGTACGCCCCTTGTATGTCAACCCGACGTTTATTCTGGACGGCGGCTCTCCCGAGTCTGAAAAGCTGGGTTTTTACCGCTTCAGCGACAACCCACAGGAAGAAAATCCGCAGCGTGGCTACATTGTGTCGGCCAACCATCAGCCTCAAAGCACCAGTGGTATCCCTATTCCGGGCTATTACAACGCCTATGACAGAGCACAGACCTTGGAAGACCGACTGGGAAACAACGATTTGCAGTGGAATCAGCTCAACACCGAATCCTTGCAGCTCAGTACCCAAACCGCCTATTTCTGGCGCGTGCTTGAGCCGCTGATACCCGACTTGAGTGACGTGGTACGTGACCCGCTGGAACGTTCGGTGTTTGACAGCCTGGTGCAGTGGGACGGCCAGTACACCCTGCCCAATATTCCGCCCACAGTGTTCACCCAATTGGTGTATGAGCTCACGCGCGCAGCCATGGCCGACGAGTTGGGTAAAGTGCAATTTGCCAACTTGCTGGGCACCCGCGCACTGGATCTGGCGCTACCGCGCCTGGCGGCGAATGCAGAATCTCCCTGGTGGGACGATATCAAGACGGACAAAGTGGAAAGCCGCCGCGACATCGTACGCATTGCCTGGAAAGCCACCATCCAACACCTGAAAGAAACCCTTGGCCCCAGCCCCAACGACTGGGGTTGGGGCAACGCCCACACACTGACCCATGTTCACCCACTGGCCGCCCAGAAACCGCTGGACTGGGTATTTAATGTGGGGCCGTTCCCTGCACCTGGCGGGCGTGAAGTGCCCAACAATCTGGCAACCCCGATTGGTCCTGCGCCCTGGGCCGTCACCTATGGCCCGTCCACCCGGCGCATCATTGACTTTGCCAATGCCGGCAAATCCCAAAGCGTCAACCCGGTCGGCCAAAGCGGCGTGCTGTTTGATCCGCACTACAGTGACCAGGCTGCCGCCTATGTGGTGGGAGGCTACTTGATGCGCTACCTTGGCGACAAAGATGTACAAGCCAACACACATGACATGCTGACACTCAAGCCAGCGCAAGTACCCGTCACCAGCCACTAA
- the hemH gene encoding ferrochelatase, with amino-acid sequence MTLLTSPFSQEPTFSHGQSPRTAVLYCNLGTPDEPTTPAVRRFLAEFLGDPRVVEIPRLLWLMILHGIILRIRPAKSAAKYATVWLPEGSPLKIWTEKQAKMLQGWLAQRGHDVQVRYAMRYGRTSIASQLDALKAAGTTRILILPAYPQYSATTTASLFDAVYLWASKVRNLPELRFINHYHDDPRYIAALAASVQRYWQNNGRPNVLVMSFHGVPERTLHLGDPYHCECFKTARLLAEHLGLSKDQFKVTFQSRLGRAKWLEPYTEPTLIDMGKAGVKRVDVVCPAFTSDCLETLEEINQEAREAFLHAGGQEFHYIACLNDDPAWITALCDITQQHLQGWPTQTVPNDARLAASKAAALAQGAKQ; translated from the coding sequence ATGACTTTACTCACCTCTCCTTTTTCTCAAGAGCCCACATTCAGCCACGGCCAATCACCTCGCACCGCCGTGCTGTACTGCAATCTGGGCACGCCTGATGAGCCCACCACGCCTGCTGTACGGCGTTTTTTGGCAGAGTTCTTGGGTGATCCCCGTGTGGTTGAAATACCCAGACTGCTCTGGCTGATGATCTTGCACGGCATTATTTTGCGTATACGCCCGGCAAAATCAGCTGCCAAGTACGCCACCGTGTGGCTGCCTGAGGGCTCACCGCTGAAAATATGGACCGAAAAACAGGCCAAGATGCTGCAAGGCTGGCTGGCCCAACGTGGCCATGATGTGCAAGTGCGTTATGCCATGCGTTATGGCAGAACCTCCATAGCCTCACAACTGGATGCGCTGAAAGCCGCAGGTACTACCCGAATACTGATCTTGCCAGCTTACCCGCAGTATTCCGCCACCACCACGGCCAGCCTGTTTGATGCGGTCTACCTGTGGGCCAGCAAGGTGCGTAACCTGCCGGAGCTGCGCTTCATCAACCACTACCATGATGATCCGCGCTACATTGCAGCGCTGGCCGCAAGCGTGCAGCGCTACTGGCAAAACAACGGCCGCCCGAACGTGCTGGTGATGAGTTTTCATGGTGTGCCTGAACGCACCCTGCATTTAGGTGACCCTTACCACTGTGAATGTTTTAAAACCGCCAGGTTGTTGGCTGAGCATTTGGGGCTGAGCAAAGACCAGTTCAAAGTCACCTTTCAATCACGGCTGGGGCGCGCCAAGTGGCTAGAGCCCTATACCGAACCCACCTTGATCGATATGGGCAAAGCGGGTGTAAAACGGGTCGATGTGGTCTGCCCGGCCTTCACCAGTGACTGCCTGGAAACCCTGGAAGAAATCAACCAGGAAGCACGTGAGGCTTTTTTACATGCAGGCGGCCAAGAATTCCATTACATCGCCTGCCTGAACGATGACCCAGCCTGGATCACCGCACTGTGTGATATTACCCAGCAACATCTGCAAGGCTGGCCCACCCAGACAGTCCCCAATGACGCAAGACTGGCCGCCTCCAAGGCCGCAGCGTTGGCACAGGGGGCCAAGCAGTAG
- the pap gene encoding polyphosphate:AMP phosphotransferase — translation MFESAEIGHKLSKSDYRDAIPALRAALLEAQVNLFEKHKTPVIVLVSGQDGAGKGETINVLYEWMDPRFLSTLAFSQPSDEERERPPMWRYWRSLPAKGRVGIFAGSWYSDPIRERIEGSISVKELDARAQQINRFEEMLVNEGALVLKFWFHLTKDGQKQRLKALSDDPRTAWRVTQWNWDRLKTYDQLQKVAGHLLRVTNTAAAPWVVVEGTDDRYRSMTVGQVLLKAMQNKLAEVELARSPTAPIVRVDLDGRNVLSELDLTLALADKPYKDELAQWQGRLSELVRDERFKGRSLVCAFEGADAAGKGGAIRRIAAALDARQYQVTPVAAPTEEERAQPHLWRFWRHLPRHGQVAIFDRTWYGRVLVERVEGFCSEADWLRAYGEINDFEHEMIESGVIVVKFWLQISQAEQLKRFKEREQIEFKRFKITQEDWRNREKWNDYQQAICDMVERTSTGEAPWTLVEANDKNYARVKILRTLCLSLEAALNHKPETKSAPVLQADKPADQKSKKSKSEVKTKSKSK, via the coding sequence ATGTTTGAATCTGCGGAAATTGGTCACAAATTGTCCAAATCTGACTACCGCGATGCGATTCCCGCGTTGCGTGCAGCTTTGCTAGAGGCGCAAGTTAATTTGTTCGAGAAGCACAAAACCCCGGTGATCGTGCTGGTCAGCGGGCAGGATGGTGCGGGCAAAGGTGAGACCATCAATGTGTTGTATGAATGGATGGACCCGCGATTTCTTTCCACACTGGCCTTTTCTCAGCCCAGCGACGAAGAGCGCGAACGTCCACCGATGTGGCGTTATTGGCGCAGTTTGCCAGCCAAGGGGCGCGTGGGTATTTTCGCCGGATCATGGTATTCCGACCCGATTCGGGAACGTATTGAAGGCAGCATTTCGGTCAAAGAACTCGACGCACGTGCGCAGCAGATCAACCGCTTCGAAGAGATGCTGGTTAATGAGGGTGCATTGGTGCTCAAGTTCTGGTTTCATCTGACCAAAGATGGGCAAAAACAACGCCTCAAAGCACTTTCAGATGACCCCCGTACCGCTTGGCGCGTGACCCAATGGAACTGGGATCGCCTTAAAACCTATGATCAGCTGCAAAAGGTGGCGGGTCACTTATTGCGTGTGACCAACACCGCGGCTGCGCCCTGGGTGGTGGTTGAAGGCACGGATGACCGTTACCGTTCCATGACCGTGGGGCAAGTGTTGCTCAAGGCCATGCAAAACAAATTGGCTGAAGTGGAGCTTGCACGCTCACCCACCGCCCCCATCGTGCGGGTTGATCTGGACGGGCGCAATGTGCTTTCCGAGCTTGATCTGACCTTGGCGCTGGCGGATAAACCCTACAAGGATGAATTGGCCCAATGGCAGGGCCGGCTGTCGGAATTGGTCCGTGATGAGCGCTTCAAAGGTCGTTCGCTGGTTTGCGCCTTTGAAGGGGCTGATGCTGCCGGTAAAGGGGGCGCCATCCGGCGCATTGCAGCTGCCCTGGATGCACGTCAATACCAGGTGACACCTGTTGCCGCACCGACTGAGGAAGAGCGGGCGCAGCCCCACCTGTGGCGCTTTTGGCGGCATTTGCCGCGCCATGGTCAGGTGGCGATTTTTGACCGCACCTGGTATGGCCGGGTGCTGGTTGAGCGGGTAGAAGGTTTTTGCTCAGAAGCCGATTGGCTGCGTGCCTACGGTGAAATCAATGACTTCGAGCACGAGATGATTGAATCGGGCGTGATTGTGGTCAAGTTCTGGTTACAAATCAGCCAGGCTGAGCAGCTTAAACGCTTCAAGGAGCGTGAGCAAATTGAGTTCAAACGTTTCAAGATTACCCAGGAAGACTGGCGTAACCGTGAAAAATGGAACGACTATCAGCAAGCCATCTGCGACATGGTGGAGCGCACCAGCACCGGTGAGGCACCGTGGACGCTGGTGGAGGCCAATGACAAAAACTATGCACGGGTGAAGATCCTGCGCACGCTGTGCCTCAGTCTGGAGGCCGCGTTGAACCACAAGCCGGAAACCAAGTCAGCGCCTGTGCTGCAGGCTGACAAACCAGCTGATCAAAAATCCAAAAAATCAAAGTCCGAAGTCAAAACCAAGTCCAAATCCAAGTGA
- a CDS encoding SulP family inorganic anion transporter has protein sequence MLTPASITRYKIPGDFWGGLASMLVALPASVAFGVTVYSAISPEYTVFGALAGILGAAALGIIAPTFGGTDRLISAPCAPAAAVLAAFAIELVQQGVAASSIVLLLTVLGMLTGVIQMFIGFMGAGKLIKYIPYTVVSGYMSGVGLIIIGSQIPRFVGAAPGVTWWRSLLAPQAWDTRSLVVGMTTVLVALLAPKITKAVPSTILGILAGLLAYLGLANSDASMLTLDNNPLVLGALNATSEGYIQTIMGRWQEIGELKLNQVATLTSGALTLAVLLSIDTLKTCVVIDQKNRTRHEPNRELLAQGLANMTASGLGGIPGAGTMGATMVNLSSGAQTRVSGIVEGMLTLVAGLLLGAYIAWIPVATLAGILIVVGWRMIDLEPMHFLESGATVFDFAVVFVVVGVALMVGLIAASASGVALSILLFVREQVGGSVVRRKTFVNQRSSTWCRPEAEMRLIAEKGDKAIIFELQGSLFFGTTYELYAQLEPEIKARDYVVLDMRWVQAVDMTAAHMLNLVRDTLRDRGATLMLSHVREQLPNGRNLVSFLTQTGLMGEGSGVRVFKTLEEAIEWIEDQLVGNVVQASAEEVPLRLAEMDLFQGRKDDTLADLEAMLQLRTVKAGEPVYRLGDTQRELYLIRRGTVRIMAPISGSRQSHHIASFGRGDFFGGLAFLDDGVRSDSAIASTDIDLFVLSLEQFNQLAEGHKKLALILMTAISRTLAQRLRHADGERTLLHV, from the coding sequence TTTTGGGGGGACTGACCGATTAATCAGTGCCCCTTGTGCTCCGGCTGCCGCGGTGCTTGCGGCCTTTGCAATTGAACTTGTGCAACAGGGTGTTGCTGCTTCCAGCATAGTGTTGCTGCTGACTGTATTGGGCATGCTGACTGGGGTGATCCAGATGTTCATCGGTTTCATGGGGGCGGGCAAGCTGATCAAATATATTCCTTACACCGTGGTTAGCGGGTACATGAGTGGTGTGGGACTCATCATCATTGGCAGCCAGATTCCCCGTTTTGTTGGTGCGGCTCCGGGAGTGACCTGGTGGCGTTCACTTTTGGCGCCCCAGGCGTGGGATACACGCAGTCTGGTGGTTGGCATGACGACGGTGCTTGTTGCTTTGTTGGCGCCCAAAATCACCAAGGCTGTTCCCAGCACCATTTTGGGTATTTTGGCGGGCTTACTGGCTTATCTGGGTTTAGCCAATTCGGATGCGTCCATGCTCACCTTGGACAACAACCCACTTGTCTTGGGTGCATTGAATGCCACCAGTGAGGGCTACATTCAGACCATCATGGGACGCTGGCAAGAAATCGGTGAGCTCAAACTCAACCAAGTGGCAACTTTGACCAGCGGTGCGTTGACCTTGGCCGTATTGCTGTCTATTGACACACTCAAGACATGTGTGGTGATTGATCAGAAAAACCGTACCCGGCATGAACCCAATCGCGAGCTGTTGGCACAAGGACTGGCCAATATGACGGCATCTGGACTTGGTGGCATTCCTGGCGCGGGCACCATGGGGGCCACCATGGTGAATCTCTCCAGTGGAGCTCAAACCCGGGTGTCAGGTATTGTGGAGGGTATGCTGACTTTGGTTGCCGGTTTGTTGCTGGGTGCTTATATTGCCTGGATTCCTGTGGCCACGCTGGCGGGTATTTTGATCGTGGTCGGTTGGCGCATGATTGATCTGGAGCCTATGCACTTTCTGGAGTCAGGGGCCACTGTGTTCGATTTTGCGGTGGTCTTTGTGGTGGTAGGCGTTGCTCTGATGGTGGGGCTGATCGCTGCATCAGCCTCTGGTGTTGCCCTGTCCATTTTGTTGTTTGTGCGTGAGCAAGTGGGTGGCTCGGTGGTGCGGCGGAAAACCTTTGTGAATCAGCGCTCATCCACCTGGTGTCGACCTGAAGCAGAGATGCGCTTGATTGCTGAAAAAGGTGATAAAGCGATTATTTTTGAACTTCAAGGGAGCTTGTTTTTTGGAACAACTTATGAGTTGTACGCTCAACTCGAACCTGAAATCAAGGCGCGAGACTACGTTGTTTTGGATATGCGCTGGGTCCAGGCGGTGGATATGACGGCGGCTCATATGCTGAATCTGGTGCGCGACACCCTGCGTGATCGGGGGGCGACGCTGATGCTCAGCCACGTACGGGAGCAATTGCCCAACGGGCGCAATCTGGTGTCGTTTCTGACGCAAACCGGGTTGATGGGAGAAGGTAGTGGTGTGCGTGTTTTTAAAACCCTGGAAGAGGCCATTGAGTGGATCGAAGATCAACTGGTAGGCAATGTAGTGCAAGCCAGTGCCGAAGAAGTGCCACTGCGGTTGGCTGAAATGGATCTTTTCCAGGGACGCAAGGATGACACCCTGGCAGATCTGGAGGCCATGTTGCAGTTACGCACGGTCAAAGCGGGCGAACCAGTTTACCGTTTGGGTGATACGCAGCGCGAGCTGTATTTGATACGACGTGGCACGGTGCGCATCATGGCACCCATCAGCGGTAGTCGCCAATCACATCACATTGCCAGTTTCGGGCGCGGGGATTTTTTTGGTGGTTTGGCATTTTTGGACGATGGCGTGCGCAGTGACAGTGCGATTGCCAGTACCGACATTGACTTGTTTGTACTGTCGCTTGAACAATTTAACCAATTGGCTGAAGGGCACAAAAAGCTGGCGCTGATTTTGATGACCGCCATTTCCCGTACTTTGGCCCAACGCTTGCGTCATGCCGATGGCGAGCGCACCTTGTTGCATGTTTAG